The Naumovozyma dairenensis CBS 421 chromosome 3, complete genome genome has a window encoding:
- the STB5 gene encoding Stb5p (similar to Saccharomyces cerevisiae STB5 (YHR178W); ancestral locus Anc_5.59) yields MYDAQQQHRSEPYSCSRCRRLKKKCLKEVPTCSNCMKANKECVYLGRAPRRTKKEILAAALRGEYVPNKRHKSEQHVPGIDDVNSTISNQGSNNVSAGSSASQLNTSLGPPTPNFYVPINDAQRIPSPTLNSIRKLDGMDDTSPRILTSTQGASEGFNSLISALSSSDTTENTPPSYPPPQNNLMNNNNERDHQMMTSLPPILNESENPTNPMGMSLTPPATNLPVSSNQLSSKHSSLTPILSQIQEQDETFKQQITTNELNYEFKGMKDINTLSTSLTPGPTRAMSIPIHSSALEMETIGSVFKGGRTTSWLHHDGTYKPIGRSLLDRFIAAYFKHNHRLFPMIDKIAFLNDVSKISDFESLEKNIDTGSEYNILIFKIYMIMAIGCTTLRRAGMLNVEEEDLSEHLSYLAMKKFSYVIQLQNIETVRCLLLLGIYSFFEPRGSSSWTISGLIMRLTIALGLNKALTPKKMKLLSAIEMEARNRVFWSAYCFERLVSTSLGRFSAIDDDEITIGLPRPLYDGEKDEIEVTRTMIELRKIAGRIYKQVHSVSVSRQNLSIEQKNKIIEGLSTELDGIYEKESKKMQLHNSKRLAEKDQIKNQICNAISYHNSDNWLTMRYAQLQILLFRPSTLIPKPSIESLTKLGECCLLAWRHTYLLYTKKLLPLNWITLFRTLTICNTILYCLCQWSIDLIESKIEIQQCVEILQHFGEKWIFAKRCADVFQNMSNTILEISLSHGKVPNMDKLTRELFGASDAYQDILDENNVDVSWVDKLM; encoded by the coding sequence ATGTATGATgctcaacaacaacataGAAGCGAACCCTATTCCTGTTCCAGATGTAGACGgttaaaaaagaaatgtcTCAAAGAAGTCCCAACTTGTTCAAATTGTATGAAGGCTAATAAGGAATGTGTATATCTGGGAAGAGCTCCCAGGAGgacaaagaaagaaatactGGCTGCTGCTCTTCGAGGTGAATATGTTCCAAATAAAAGGCACAAAAGCGAACAACATGTCCCTGGTATTGATGATGTCAACTCGACAATCTCCAACCAAGGGTCTAACAACGTATCAGCGGGAAGTAGCGCTTCTCAGTTAAACACGAGCCTTGGCCCACCTACTCCCAATTTCTATGTGCCCATTAATGATGCACAACGTATACCCAGTCCAACTTTAAATTCTATAAGGAAACTAGACGGTATGGACGATACTTCCCCTCGAATACTAACAAGTACTCAGGGGGCAAGCGAAGGGTTTAACTCATTGATATCTGCTCTTTCCTCATCAGATACAACTGAGAATACTCCGCCCTCATACCCACCGCCGCAAAACAATTTAatgaacaataataatgaaagagATCATCAAATGATGACTTCACTGCCGCCTATATTGAATGAAAGTGAAAATCCAACTAATCCTATGGGCATGTCATTAACTCCACCTGCCACAAATTTGCCTGTTAGTAGTAACCAACTATCAAGTAAACATTCTTCTTTAACACCCATTTTGTctcaaattcaagaacaagatgaaACCTTCAAACAACAAATTACAACCAATGAACTCAATTATGAATTTAAAGGTATGAAGGATATAAATACATTGAGTACATCTCTAACTCCAGGACCTACTAGAGCCATGTCAATCCCCATTCATTCATCTGCACTAGAAATGGAAACAATTGGTTCTGTTTTCAAAGGTGGGCGGACGACATCATGGTTACATCATGACGGGACATACAAACCTATCGGTAGATCCTTATTAGACAGGTTCATAGCTGCATATTTCAAACATAACCATAGGCTTTTCCCTATGATTGATAAAATTGCTTTCCTTAATGACGTTTCTAAAATCTCTGATTTCGaatcattagaaaaaaatattgacaCAGGAAGTGAATacaatattttaatttttaaaatatatatgataatgGCCATCGGTTGTACTACATTAAGAAGAGCAGGGATGCTTAAcgtagaagaagaagatttaagTGAACATTTATCATATTTAgcaatgaagaaattctCCTATGTGATACAATTGCAAAATATTGAGACTGTTAGATGTCTTTTACTGTTAGgtatttattcattttttgaacCAAGAGGTTCATCATCATGGACAATTAGTGGACTTATTATGAGGTTAACAATTGCGCTGGGTCTTAACAAGGCGCTGACTCccaagaaaatgaaattattatctgcCATTGAGATGGAAGCTCGAAACAGAGTATTTTGGAGTGCATATTGCTTTGAAAGATTGGTTTCCACTAGTTTAGGGAGGTTTTCTgctattgatgatgatgaaataaCAATTGGTTTACCACGTCCACTTTATGATGGAGAAAAAGACGAAATTGAAGTTACTAGAACGATGATTGAACTAAGGAAAATTGCAGGTAGAATCTATAAACAAGTTCATTCAGTTAGTGTAAGTAGACAAAATCTTTCCATTGAacagaaaaataaaatcattgaagGCCTAAGTACTGAATTAGATGGAATCTACGAGAAagaatcaaagaaaatgcAACTACATAATTCGAAACGATTAGCAGAGAAggatcaaataaaaaaccaAATTTGTAATGCCATTTCTTACCATAATTCTGATAATTGGTTGACAATGAGATATGCGCAATTAcaaattttattgtttAGACCATCCACGTTAATACCTAAACCATCCATTGAATCATTAACTAAACTAGGTGAATGTTGTTTATTGGCATGGAGACATACTTATCTGTtatatacaaaaaaattattaccattgaATTGGATAACACTTTTCAGGACGTTAACTATTTGTAATACTATTCTTTATTGTCTTTGTCAATGGAGCATTGATTTGATTGAAagtaaaattgaaattcaaCAATGTGTAGAAATTTTACAACATTTTGGTGAGAAATGGATATTCGCAAAAAGATGTGCCGAtgttttccaaaatatgaGTAATACTATTTTAGAGATTAGTTTAAGTCACGGTAAAGTGCCTAATATGGATAAATTAACAAGAGAATTATTTGGTGCTAGTGACGCTTATCAAGATATTTt
- the FMO1 gene encoding N,N-dimethylaniline monooxygenase (similar to Saccharomyces cerevisiae FMO1 (YHR176W); ancestral locus Anc_5.60) — translation MTGQERRKVAIIGAGPGGLATTRVFLENTTTFDIKIFEKDSQIGGVWYYPEDNKEGRVMYDYLETNLSKELMQFSGFPFGEHIRKFPTRNDVYDYLRSYYKRFIVNNERVQIHFNNEVTGIKKVKNEWEVTIKDEEDVLKFDYVVIATGHFTEPNIPKGIPNLEHWFTNKHAFHAKDFQNAEIARGKTIVVIGNGSSGTDIRNQLSTVARKVYNSVNDPSLSSPLDNFKDIIELVPKIIKTNWESRSIELEDGRVLKNVDYLIYATGYLYAFPFFEEKMKVELLGEDRTSKGVHHLWEHLFYQPDPTLAFSLLPTMVVPFPLAELQACVIVKVFTNKLTVSKHTEEDFGNRHGFSFATGEDIDYYRHLQALLEMSGGNDDPFQPVKWDESHKRLRIKNVKDKENRNLLLSKFASELRERKEVYRLPPPEYT, via the coding sequence ATGACAGGccaagaaagaagaaaagttGCAATCATTGGCGCAGGTCCAGGGGGTCTAGCCACAACAAGGGTATTTCTCGAGAACACAACCACTTTCGACATTAAAATCTTCGAGAAAGATAGTCAAATCGGTGGTGTTTGGTATTATcctgaagataataaagaagGAAGAGTCATGTATGATTACTTAGAGACAAATCTTTCCAAGGAATTAATGCAATTTAGTGGGTTCCCATTTGGAGAACATATTAGGAAGTTCCCTACTAGGAATGATGtttatgattatttaaGGAGTTACTATAAGCGTTTTattgttaataatgaaagagTTCAAATCcatttcaataatgaagtTACCGGTATAaagaaagtgaaaaatgAGTGGGAAGTTACCATCAAAGATGAGGAAGATGTGTTAAAGTTTGATTACGTTGTCATTGCTACAGGTCATTTTACTGAACCCAATATACCAAAAGGAATTCCAAATTTGGAACACTGGTTTACAAATAAGCATGCCTTCCATGCGAAGGATTTTCAAAATGCTGAAATTGCAAGAGGGAAAACCATTGTAGTCATTGGAAATGGTAGCTCAGGTACTGACATTAGAAATCAATTGTCGACCGTCGCAAGGAAAGTCTATAATAGTGTCAATGATCCAAGTTTATCTTCTCCGTTAGataattttaaagatataatagaattagttccaaaaattatcaaaactAACTGGGAATCTCGTTCCATCGAGTTAGAGGATGGCCGTGTTCTTAAGAATGTTGATTACCTGATTTATGCAACTGGTTACCTTTATGCTTTCCCattctttgaagaaaagatgaAAGTTGAGTTATTAGGAGAAGATAGGACTTCAAAAGGGGTTCATCATCTATGGGAACATTTATTTTACCAACCTGACCCAACATTGgctttttcattattaccCACCATGGTAGTCCCATTCCCGTTAGCAGAGTTACAGGCATGTGTTATTGTAAAAGTATTCACCAATAAATTGACTGTATCAAAACAtactgaagaagattttGGGAATCGTCATGGCTTTTCGTTCGCAACCGGTGAAGACATTGATTATTATAGACATTTACAAGCTTTACTTGAAATGAGTGGTGGTAACGATGATCCTTTCCAGCCCGTTAAATGGGATGAATCACATAAAAGGTTAAGAATCAAAAATGTCAAAGATAAAGAGAATAGAAACTTACTGCTATCAAAATTTGCCTCAGAACTAAGGGAACGAAAAGAAGTGTATCGTTTACCGCCACCAGAGTAtacataa
- the CTR2 gene encoding low-affinity Cu transporter (similar to Saccharomyces cerevisiae CTR2 (YHR175W); ancestral locus Anc_5.61) produces MTLLPPQVRDHLMNNQKNKETNMNMIHNNHHSMESHQHMVGKDMDMGEDSCSMNMLFSWSYKNTCVVFKWWHIRSFFGLIISCLSIMTLSYLYEYFKYRLNSYEENELKRNSNAVNTRKFKLHTSIWYAVQVGFSFMLMLVFMTYNGWLMLAVVFGAFLGHYSWNVPNSIKSTLGSQSLACH; encoded by the coding sequence ATGACATTACTTCCACCACAAGTGAGGGAccatttaatgaataatcaaaaaaataaagagacgaatatgaatatgattCATAACAACCATCACTCAATGGAATCACATCAACACATGGTAGGTAAAGATATGGATATGGGAGAAGACTCATGTTCCATGAACATGTTATTCAGTTGGTCATACAAGAATACTTGTGTTGTTTTCAAATGGTGGCATATTCGTTCCTTCTTTGGATTAATTATAAGCTGTTTGAGCATTATGACTTTATCATATCtttatgaatattttaaatatcGTCTTAATTCATACGAAGAAAACgaattgaaaaggaattcCAATGCAGTTAATACGAGAAAGTTCAAATTACATACAAGTATTTGGTATGCGGTTCAAGTTGGGTTTTCATTCATGCTCATGCTTGTTTTCATGACATATAATGGCTGGTTAATGTTAGCTGTTGTGTTTGGAGCATTTTTGGGACACTATTCTTGGAATGTCCCAAATTCTATAAAGTCTACTCTCGGTTCACAATCTTTGGCATGCCATtga
- the ENO2 gene encoding phosphopyruvate hydratase ENO2 (similar to Saccharomyces cerevisiae ENO1 (YGR254W) and ENO2 (YHR174W); ancestral locus Anc_5.62), which yields MFSFFSKSFLRNQAIHCKSIHTKSIMAVSKIYARSVYDSRGNPTVEVEITTENGVFRAMVPSGASTGVHEALEMRDEDKSKWLGKGVLNAVANVNNVIAPAFVKANLDVKDQKAVDDFLLNLDGTANKSKLGANAILGVSLAAARAAAAEKNVPLYKHLADLSGAKTSPYVLPVPFLNVLNGGSHAGGALALQEFMIAPTGAKTFAEALRMGSEVYHNLKSLTKKRYGSSAGNVGDEGGVAPNIQTAEEALDLIVDAIKAAGHDGKIKIALDCASSEFFKDGKYDLDFKNPESDSSKWLSGPQLADLYHTLMKKYPIVSIEDPFAEDDWEAWSHFFKTAGIQIVADDLTVTNPARIATAIEKKSADALLLKVNQIGTLSESIKAANDSFAAGWGVMVSHRSGETEDTFIADLVVGLRTGQIKTGAPARSERLAKLNQILRIEEELGDKAIFAGENFHTGFKL from the coding sequence atgttttcatttttttctaaatctttcCTAAGAAACCAAGCAATTCATTGCAAATCAATTCATACTAAATCAATAATGGCTGTCTCCAAAATTTACGCTAGATCCGTCTACGATTCCCGTGGTAACCCAACTGTCGAAGTTGAAATCACCACTGAAAACGGTGTTTTCAGAGCTATGGTCCCATCTGGTGCTTCCACTGGTGTCCACGAAGCTTTGGAAATGAGAGATGAAGACAAATCCAAATGGTTAGGTAAGGGTGTTTTGAACGCTGTTGCCAACGTCAACAACGTCATTGCTCCAGCTTTCGTTAAGGCTAACTTAGATGTCAAGGACCAAAAGGCTGTCGATGACTTCTTATTAAACTTGGATGGTACTGCCAACAAGTCTAAGTTAGGTGCTAACGCTATCTTAGGTGTCTCTTTAGCTGCTGCCAGAGCTGCTGCCGCTGAAAAGAACGTCCCATTGTACAAGCATTTGGCTGACTTATCTGGTGCTAAGACCTCTCCATACGTCTTACCAGTTCCATTCTTGAATGTTTTGAACGGTGGTTCCCACGCTGGTGGTGCTTTAGCTTTACAAGAATTCATGATTGCTCCAACTGGTGCTAAGACCTTCGCTGAAGCTTTGAGAATGGGTTCCGAAGTTTACCACAACTTGAAGTCTTTGACCAAGAAGAGATACGGTTCTTCTGCCGGTAACGTCGGTGACGAAGGTGGTGTTGCTCCAAACATTCAAACTGCTGAAGAAGCTTTAGATTTGATTGTTGATGCTATCAAGGCTGCTGGTCACGATGGTAAGATCAAGATTGCTTTGGATTGTGCTTCCTCcgaattcttcaaagatGGTAAGTACGATTTGGACTTCAAGAACCCAGAATCTGACTCTTCTAAATGGTTATCTGGTCCACAATTAGCTGACTTGTACCACActttgatgaagaagtaCCCAATTGTTTCTATTGAAGATCCATTTGCTGAAGATGACTGGGAAGCTTGGTCTCACTTCTTCAAGACTGCTGGTATCCAAATTGTTGCTGATGATTTAACTGTCACCAACCCAGCTAGAATTGCTACTGCTATTGAAAAGAAGTCTGCTGATGCTTTGTTGTTGAAGGTTAACCAAATTGGTACCTTATCTGAATCCATCAAGGCTGCTAACGACTCTTTCGCCGCTGGCTGGGGTGTTATGGTTTCCCACAGATCTGGTGAAACTGAAGATACCTTCATTGCTGATTTGGTTGTTGGTTTGAGAACTGGTCAAATTAAGACTGGTGCTCCAGCTAGATCCGAAAGATTGGCTAAGTTGAACCAAATCTTGAGAAtcgaagaagaattagGTGACAAGGCTATCTTCGCTGGTGAAAACTTCCACACTGGTTTCAAGTTATAA